A region of Culicoides brevitarsis isolate CSIRO-B50_1 chromosome 1, AGI_CSIRO_Cbre_v1, whole genome shotgun sequence DNA encodes the following proteins:
- the LOC134827827 gene encoding mucin-2-like → MKVILALIFVATVANAAVLPPLHDCGVPECTNTTVHYPHIDPAFFWQCRPEPGCDAWVAQKMPCAKGLWFSYKEQVCTRCTEWENPCHLDPVPECVCEEDNPSTIEVPELPPLYNCDDPICSDTEILFPHKDPTKFYQCIPVPGCDEWRAEVMTCPAGLYFSYKHQVCVWECDWEDECGSGTPKPTTPRPTTTPEQTTPRPTRSTTKSTTPEETTPKPTTTPEVTTTEETTPKPTTDKPTTIEVTEVPPIDDCNEPICSNTTILYPHYNPKLYYQCAPDSGCDGWRAVEMPCPAGLWFSYEKQHCVRCEDWENPCNLFPVPECEPCPEPTVGPTNPPTTAEPSTPRPTRSTTEETTPKPTTPRPTRSTTEATTPEVTTTVQPTTDKPTTIEVTEVPPIDDCNEPICSNTTILYPHYNPKLYYQCAPDSGCDGWRAVEMPCPAGLWFSYEKQHCVRCEDWENPCNLFPVPECEPCPEPTVAPTNPPTNPPTNPPTNPPTNPPTNPPTNPPTNPPTNPPTNPPTNPTTDSPTTIEVTELPPIINCEEPHCYNTTILFPHRDPTKFYQCAPVAGCDDWTAVVQQCPHNLFFRYDKQVCDWCNDHLCDEDSVFNPAPKCP, encoded by the exons ATGAagg tGATATTAGCTTTGATTTTCGTGGCTACGGTAGCAAATGCTGCTGTTTTGCCGCCATTACACGATTGCGGAGTACCCGAATGCACAAATACAACTGTGCATTATCCCCATATTGATCCTGCTTTCTTTTGGCAATGCCGTCCTGAACCAGGATGTGATGCTTGGGTAGCGCAAAAAATGCCTTGTGCTAAAGGATTGTGGTTTAGTTACAAAGAACAAGTTTGTACACGTTGTACTGAATGGGAAAATCCCTGCCATTTGGATCCTGTACCTGAATGCGTATGTGAAGAAGATAACCCATCAACAATTGAAGTTCCAGAATTACCGCCATTGTACAACTGTGATGATCCAATTTGTTCTGATACTGAGATTTTGTTCCCTCATAAGGATCCTACCAAATTCTATCAATGCATTCCTGTTCCGGGATGTGATGAATGGAGAGCTGAAGTTATGACATGTCCAGCTGGATTGTATTTTAGTTACAAACATCAAGTTTGCGTTTGGGAATGTGATTGGGAAGATGAATGCGGAAGCGGAACTCCTAAACCAACAACTCCTCGACCAACGACAACGCCTGAACAAACAACTCCTCGACCAACAAGATCAACTACTAAATCAACAACTCCTGAAGAAACAACCCCAAAGCCAACGACAACGCCTGAAGTAACAACTACTGAAGAAACAACTCCCAAACCAACTACTGATAAGCCAACAACTATTGAAGTAACTGAAGTTCCCCCAATTGATGATTGCAATGAACCAATCTGCTCGAACACAACTATTCTTTATCCTCATTACAATCCTAAATTGTACTATCAATGTGCTCCTGATTCGGGATGCGATGGATGGAGAGCCGTTGAAATGCCTTGCCCAGCTGGTTTGTGGTTCAGTTATGAGAAACAACATTGTGTACGATGTGAAGATTGGGAAAATCCTTGCAATTTGTTCCCTGTTCCCGAATGTGAACCATGCCCTGAACCAACTGTCGGTCCTACAAATCCCCCGACAACAGCTGAACCTTCAACTCCTCGACCAACGAGATCGACAACTGAAGAAACAACTCCCAAGCCGACAACTCCTCGACCAACGAGATCAACTACTGAAGCAACAACTCCTGAAGTAACAACAACTGTTCAACCAACTACTGATAAGCCAACAACTATTGAAGTTACTGAAGTTCCTCCAATTGATGATTGCAATGAACCAATCTGCTCGAACACAACTATTCTTTATCCTCATTACAATCCTAAATTGTACTATCAATGTGCTCCTGATTCGGGATGCGATGGATGGAGAGCCGTTGAAATGCCTTGCCCAGCTGGTTTGTGGTTCAGTTATGAGAAACAACATTGTGTACGATGTGAAGATTGGGAAAATCCTTGCAATTTGTTCCCTGTTCCCGAATGTGAACCATGCCCTGAACCAACAGTTGCCCCGACAAATCCTCCAACGAATCCCCCGACAAACCCTCCAACGAATCCCCCAACGAATCCCCCGACAAATCCCCCAACGAATCCTCCGACAAATCCCCCAACGAATCCTCCGACAAATCCCCCAACCAATCCAACTACTGATAGCCCAACAACCATCGAAGTTACTGAATTGCCGCCAATCATAAACTGCGAAGAACCTCATTGCTACAATACCACGATTTTGTTCCCTCATAGAGATCCCACGAAATTCTACCAATGCGCTCCCGTAGCTGGATGTGATGATTGGACTGCAGTTGTACAACAATGCCCTCACAATCTCTTCTTCCGTTACGA CAAACAAGTCTGCGATTGGTGCAACGATCATCTCTGTGACGAAGATAGCGTCTTCAATCCCGCACCAAAATGCCCTTAA